The Mus musculus strain C57BL/6J chromosome 2, GRCm38.p6 C57BL/6J genome has a window encoding:
- the Uckl1 gene encoding uridine-cytidine kinase-like 1 isoform X5 has translation MSSPPAYPGIRISGCWTLGAESSSNAGTLDRLLPPVGTGRSPRKRTTSQCKSEPPLLRTSKRTIYTAGRPPWYNEHGTQSKEAFAIGLGGGSASGKTTVARMIIEALDVPWVVLLSMDSFYKVLTQQQQEQAACNNFNFDHPDAFDFDLIISTLKKLKQGRSVQVPIYDFTTHSRKKDWKTLYGANVIIFEGIMAFADKTLLELLDMKIFVDTDSDIRLVRRLRRDISERGRDIEGVIKQYNKFVKPAFDQYIQPTMRLADIVVPRGSGNTVAIDLIVQHVHSQLEERELSVRAALASAHQCHPLPQTLSVLKSTPQVRGMHTIIRDKETSRDEFIFYSKRLMRLLIEHALSFLPFQDCTVQTPQGQDYVGKCYAGKQITGVSILRAGETMEPALRAVCKDVRIGTILIQTNQLTGEPELHYLRLPKDISDDHVILMDCTVSTGAAAMMAVRVLLDHDVPEDKIFLLSLLMAEMGVHSVAYAFPRVRIITTAVDKRVNDLFRIIPGIGNFGDRYFGTDAVPDGSDDDEAATVG, from the exons CAGCAATGCAGGGACCTTGGACAGACTTCTCCCACCAGTGGGTACTGGGCGCTCACCCCGGAAGCGCACCACCAGCCAGTGCAAGTCAGAACCACCCCTGCTTCGCACAAGCAAACGTACCATCTACACAGCTGGGCGGCCACCATGGTACAATGAACATGGTACACAGTCCAAGGAGGCCTTtgctattg GCTTAGGAGGTGGCAGTGCATCTGGGAAGACCACTGTGGCCAGAATGATCATTGAGGCACTAGATGTGCCCTGGGTGGTCCTGTTGTCCATGGACTCCTTCTATAAG GTTCTgacgcagcagcagcaggaacaggcTGCCTGTAACAATTTCAACTTTGACCACCCTGATGCCTTTGACTTCGATCTCATCATTTCCACCCTTAAGAAGCTAAAACAGGGCAGGAGTGTCCAAGTGCCCATCTATGATTTCACTACCCATAGCCGGAAAAAGGACTGG AAAACCCTGTATGGTGCGAATGTCATCATCTTTGAGGGTATCATGGCCTTTGCTGATAAGACACTGCTGGAG CTCCTGGACATGAAGATCTTTGTGGACACGGACTCTGATATCCGACTGGTTCGGCGTCTGCGCAGGGACATCAGCGAACGAGGCCGGGACATTGAGGGTGTCATTAAGCAGTACAACAAGTTTGTCAAACCTGCATTTGATCAGTATATCCAGCCTACCATGCGGCTGGCAGATATTGTGGTGCCCAGAG GGAGCGGGAACACAGTAGCCATTGACCTGATTGTGCAGCATGTTCACAGCCAGCTGGAAGAG CGCGAACTCAGCGTCAG GGCCGCGTTGGCCTCCGCTCACCAGTGCCATCCCCTCCCCCAGACACTGAGTGTCCTCAAGAGTACACCGCAGGTCCGAGGCATGCACACCATCATCAG GGACAAGGAGACTAGCCGGGATGAATTCATCTTCTACTCCAAAAGACTGATGCGGCTGCTTATTGAACATGCACTGTCCTTCCTACCCTTTCAG GACTGCACTGTACAGACTCCACAGGGGCAGGACTACGTGGGAAAGTGCTACGCTGGAAAACAG ATCACCGGCGTGTCAATTCTGCGTGCAGGAGAAACCATGGAGCCTGCACTGCGTGCCGTGTGCAAGGATGTGCGCATCGGCACTATCCTCATCCAGACCAACCAGCTCACAGGGGAGCCTGAG CTCCATTACCTGAGGCTTCCCAAGGATATCAGTGATGACCATGTGATCCTGATGGACTGCACAGTATCCACAGGTGCTGCGGCCATGATGGCTGTACGTGTACTCCTG GACCATGATGTGCCTGAGGACAAGATCTTTTTGCTGTCCCTGCTCATGGCAGAGATGGGTGTGCATTCTGTGGCCTACGCTTTCCCACGCGTGAGAATCATCACCACAGCTGTGGACAAGCGTGTCAATGACCTTTTCCGTATCATCCCAGGCATTG GGAACTTTGGTGATCGCTACTTTGGGACAGATGCAGTCCCTGATGGCAGTGATGATGATGAGGCAGCCACTGTGGGTTAG
- the Uckl1 gene encoding uridine-cytidine kinase-like 1 isoform X4 — MSSPPAYPGIRISGCWTLGAESSSNAGTLDRLLPPVGTGRSPRKRTTSQCKSEPPLLRTSKRTIYTAGRPPWYNEHGTQSKEAFAIGLGGGSASGKTTVARMIIEALDVPWVVLLSMDSFYKVLTQQQQEQAACNNFNFDHPDAFDFDLIISTLKKLKQGRSVQVPIYDFTTHSRKKDWKTLYGANVIIFEGIMAFADKTLLELLDMKIFVDTDSDIRLVRRLRRDISERGRDIEGVIKQYNKFVKPAFDQYIQPTMRLADIVVPRGSGNTVAIDLIVQHVHSQLEERKLRWDMAALASAHQCHPLPQTLSVLKSTPQVRGMHTIIRDKETSRDEFIFYSKRLMRLLIEHALSFLPFQDCTVQTPQGQDYVGKCYAGKQITGVSILRAGETMEPALRAVCKDVRIGTILIQTNQLTGEPELHYLRLPKDISDDHVILMDCTVSTGAAAMMAVRVLLDHDVPEDKIFLLSLLMAEMGVHSVAYAFPRVRIITTAVDKRVNDLFRIIPGIGNFGDRYFGTDAVPDGSDDDEAATVG, encoded by the exons CAGCAATGCAGGGACCTTGGACAGACTTCTCCCACCAGTGGGTACTGGGCGCTCACCCCGGAAGCGCACCACCAGCCAGTGCAAGTCAGAACCACCCCTGCTTCGCACAAGCAAACGTACCATCTACACAGCTGGGCGGCCACCATGGTACAATGAACATGGTACACAGTCCAAGGAGGCCTTtgctattg GCTTAGGAGGTGGCAGTGCATCTGGGAAGACCACTGTGGCCAGAATGATCATTGAGGCACTAGATGTGCCCTGGGTGGTCCTGTTGTCCATGGACTCCTTCTATAAG GTTCTgacgcagcagcagcaggaacaggcTGCCTGTAACAATTTCAACTTTGACCACCCTGATGCCTTTGACTTCGATCTCATCATTTCCACCCTTAAGAAGCTAAAACAGGGCAGGAGTGTCCAAGTGCCCATCTATGATTTCACTACCCATAGCCGGAAAAAGGACTGG AAAACCCTGTATGGTGCGAATGTCATCATCTTTGAGGGTATCATGGCCTTTGCTGATAAGACACTGCTGGAG CTCCTGGACATGAAGATCTTTGTGGACACGGACTCTGATATCCGACTGGTTCGGCGTCTGCGCAGGGACATCAGCGAACGAGGCCGGGACATTGAGGGTGTCATTAAGCAGTACAACAAGTTTGTCAAACCTGCATTTGATCAGTATATCCAGCCTACCATGCGGCTGGCAGATATTGTGGTGCCCAGAG GGAGCGGGAACACAGTAGCCATTGACCTGATTGTGCAGCATGTTCACAGCCAGCTGGAAGAG AGGAAGCTGCGTTGGGATAT GGCCGCGTTGGCCTCCGCTCACCAGTGCCATCCCCTCCCCCAGACACTGAGTGTCCTCAAGAGTACACCGCAGGTCCGAGGCATGCACACCATCATCAG GGACAAGGAGACTAGCCGGGATGAATTCATCTTCTACTCCAAAAGACTGATGCGGCTGCTTATTGAACATGCACTGTCCTTCCTACCCTTTCAG GACTGCACTGTACAGACTCCACAGGGGCAGGACTACGTGGGAAAGTGCTACGCTGGAAAACAG ATCACCGGCGTGTCAATTCTGCGTGCAGGAGAAACCATGGAGCCTGCACTGCGTGCCGTGTGCAAGGATGTGCGCATCGGCACTATCCTCATCCAGACCAACCAGCTCACAGGGGAGCCTGAG CTCCATTACCTGAGGCTTCCCAAGGATATCAGTGATGACCATGTGATCCTGATGGACTGCACAGTATCCACAGGTGCTGCGGCCATGATGGCTGTACGTGTACTCCTG GACCATGATGTGCCTGAGGACAAGATCTTTTTGCTGTCCCTGCTCATGGCAGAGATGGGTGTGCATTCTGTGGCCTACGCTTTCCCACGCGTGAGAATCATCACCACAGCTGTGGACAAGCGTGTCAATGACCTTTTCCGTATCATCCCAGGCATTG GGAACTTTGGTGATCGCTACTTTGGGACAGATGCAGTCCCTGATGGCAGTGATGATGATGAGGCAGCCACTGTGGGTTAG
- the Uckl1 gene encoding uridine-cytidine kinase-like 1 isoform X3, producing MAAPPASMSAAPSPLQSAVAPDVPGRQAEQNETACEDRNAGTLDRLLPPVGTGRSPRKRTTSQCKSEPPLLRTSKRTIYTAGRPPWYNEHGTQSKEAFAIGLGGGSASGKTTVARMIIEALDVPWVVLLSMDSFYKVLTQQQQEQAACNNFNFDHPDAFDFDLIISTLKKLKQGRSVQVPIYDFTTHSRKKDWKTLYGANVIIFEGIMAFADKTLLELLDMKIFVDTDSDIRLVRRLRRDISERGRDIEGVIKQYNKFVKPAFDQYIQPTMRLADIVVPRGSGNTVAIDLIVQHVHSQLEERELSVRAALASAHQCHPLPQTLSVLKSTPQVRGMHTIIRDKETSRDEFIFYSKRLMRLLIEHALSFLPFQDCTVQTPQGQDYVGKCYAGKQITGVSILRAGETMEPALRAVCKDVRIGTILIQTNQLTGEPELHYLRLPKDISDDHVILMDCTVSTGAAAMMAVRVLLDHDVPEDKIFLLSLLMAEMGVHSVAYAFPRVRIITTAVDKRVNDLFRIIPGIGNFGDRYFGTDAVPDGSDDDEAATVG from the exons CAATGCAGGGACCTTGGACAGACTTCTCCCACCAGTGGGTACTGGGCGCTCACCCCGGAAGCGCACCACCAGCCAGTGCAAGTCAGAACCACCCCTGCTTCGCACAAGCAAACGTACCATCTACACAGCTGGGCGGCCACCATGGTACAATGAACATGGTACACAGTCCAAGGAGGCCTTtgctattg GCTTAGGAGGTGGCAGTGCATCTGGGAAGACCACTGTGGCCAGAATGATCATTGAGGCACTAGATGTGCCCTGGGTGGTCCTGTTGTCCATGGACTCCTTCTATAAG GTTCTgacgcagcagcagcaggaacaggcTGCCTGTAACAATTTCAACTTTGACCACCCTGATGCCTTTGACTTCGATCTCATCATTTCCACCCTTAAGAAGCTAAAACAGGGCAGGAGTGTCCAAGTGCCCATCTATGATTTCACTACCCATAGCCGGAAAAAGGACTGG AAAACCCTGTATGGTGCGAATGTCATCATCTTTGAGGGTATCATGGCCTTTGCTGATAAGACACTGCTGGAG CTCCTGGACATGAAGATCTTTGTGGACACGGACTCTGATATCCGACTGGTTCGGCGTCTGCGCAGGGACATCAGCGAACGAGGCCGGGACATTGAGGGTGTCATTAAGCAGTACAACAAGTTTGTCAAACCTGCATTTGATCAGTATATCCAGCCTACCATGCGGCTGGCAGATATTGTGGTGCCCAGAG GGAGCGGGAACACAGTAGCCATTGACCTGATTGTGCAGCATGTTCACAGCCAGCTGGAAGAG CGCGAACTCAGCGTCAG GGCCGCGTTGGCCTCCGCTCACCAGTGCCATCCCCTCCCCCAGACACTGAGTGTCCTCAAGAGTACACCGCAGGTCCGAGGCATGCACACCATCATCAG GGACAAGGAGACTAGCCGGGATGAATTCATCTTCTACTCCAAAAGACTGATGCGGCTGCTTATTGAACATGCACTGTCCTTCCTACCCTTTCAG GACTGCACTGTACAGACTCCACAGGGGCAGGACTACGTGGGAAAGTGCTACGCTGGAAAACAG ATCACCGGCGTGTCAATTCTGCGTGCAGGAGAAACCATGGAGCCTGCACTGCGTGCCGTGTGCAAGGATGTGCGCATCGGCACTATCCTCATCCAGACCAACCAGCTCACAGGGGAGCCTGAG CTCCATTACCTGAGGCTTCCCAAGGATATCAGTGATGACCATGTGATCCTGATGGACTGCACAGTATCCACAGGTGCTGCGGCCATGATGGCTGTACGTGTACTCCTG GACCATGATGTGCCTGAGGACAAGATCTTTTTGCTGTCCCTGCTCATGGCAGAGATGGGTGTGCATTCTGTGGCCTACGCTTTCCCACGCGTGAGAATCATCACCACAGCTGTGGACAAGCGTGTCAATGACCTTTTCCGTATCATCCCAGGCATTG GGAACTTTGGTGATCGCTACTTTGGGACAGATGCAGTCCCTGATGGCAGTGATGATGATGAGGCAGCCACTGTGGGTTAG
- the Uckl1 gene encoding uridine-cytidine kinase-like 1 isoform 1 (isoform 1 is encoded by transcript variant 1) — protein MAAPPASMSAAPSPLQSAVAPDVPGRQAEQNETACEDRSNAGTLDRLLPPVGTGRSPRKRTTSQCKSEPPLLRTSKRTIYTAGRPPWYNEHGTQSKEAFAIGLGGGSASGKTTVARMIIEALDVPWVVLLSMDSFYKVLTQQQQEQAACNNFNFDHPDAFDFDLIISTLKKLKQGRSVQVPIYDFTTHSRKKDWKTLYGANVIIFEGIMAFADKTLLELLDMKIFVDTDSDIRLVRRLRRDISERGRDIEGVIKQYNKFVKPAFDQYIQPTMRLADIVVPRGSGNTVAIDLIVQHVHSQLEERKLRWDMAALASAHQCHPLPQTLSVLKSTPQVRGMHTIIRDKETSRDEFIFYSKRLMRLLIEHALSFLPFQDCTVQTPQGQDYVGKCYAGKQITGVSILRAGETMEPALRAVCKDVRIGTILIQTNQLTGEPELHYLRLPKDISDDHVILMDCTVSTGAAAMMAVRVLLDHDVPEDKIFLLSLLMAEMGVHSVAYAFPRVRIITTAVDKRVNDLFRIIPGIGNFGDRYFGTDAVPDGSDDDEAATVG, from the exons CAGCAATGCAGGGACCTTGGACAGACTTCTCCCACCAGTGGGTACTGGGCGCTCACCCCGGAAGCGCACCACCAGCCAGTGCAAGTCAGAACCACCCCTGCTTCGCACAAGCAAACGTACCATCTACACAGCTGGGCGGCCACCATGGTACAATGAACATGGTACACAGTCCAAGGAGGCCTTtgctattg GCTTAGGAGGTGGCAGTGCATCTGGGAAGACCACTGTGGCCAGAATGATCATTGAGGCACTAGATGTGCCCTGGGTGGTCCTGTTGTCCATGGACTCCTTCTATAAG GTTCTgacgcagcagcagcaggaacaggcTGCCTGTAACAATTTCAACTTTGACCACCCTGATGCCTTTGACTTCGATCTCATCATTTCCACCCTTAAGAAGCTAAAACAGGGCAGGAGTGTCCAAGTGCCCATCTATGATTTCACTACCCATAGCCGGAAAAAGGACTGG AAAACCCTGTATGGTGCGAATGTCATCATCTTTGAGGGTATCATGGCCTTTGCTGATAAGACACTGCTGGAG CTCCTGGACATGAAGATCTTTGTGGACACGGACTCTGATATCCGACTGGTTCGGCGTCTGCGCAGGGACATCAGCGAACGAGGCCGGGACATTGAGGGTGTCATTAAGCAGTACAACAAGTTTGTCAAACCTGCATTTGATCAGTATATCCAGCCTACCATGCGGCTGGCAGATATTGTGGTGCCCAGAG GGAGCGGGAACACAGTAGCCATTGACCTGATTGTGCAGCATGTTCACAGCCAGCTGGAAGAG AGGAAGCTGCGTTGGGATAT GGCCGCGTTGGCCTCCGCTCACCAGTGCCATCCCCTCCCCCAGACACTGAGTGTCCTCAAGAGTACACCGCAGGTCCGAGGCATGCACACCATCATCAG GGACAAGGAGACTAGCCGGGATGAATTCATCTTCTACTCCAAAAGACTGATGCGGCTGCTTATTGAACATGCACTGTCCTTCCTACCCTTTCAG GACTGCACTGTACAGACTCCACAGGGGCAGGACTACGTGGGAAAGTGCTACGCTGGAAAACAG ATCACCGGCGTGTCAATTCTGCGTGCAGGAGAAACCATGGAGCCTGCACTGCGTGCCGTGTGCAAGGATGTGCGCATCGGCACTATCCTCATCCAGACCAACCAGCTCACAGGGGAGCCTGAG CTCCATTACCTGAGGCTTCCCAAGGATATCAGTGATGACCATGTGATCCTGATGGACTGCACAGTATCCACAGGTGCTGCGGCCATGATGGCTGTACGTGTACTCCTG GACCATGATGTGCCTGAGGACAAGATCTTTTTGCTGTCCCTGCTCATGGCAGAGATGGGTGTGCATTCTGTGGCCTACGCTTTCCCACGCGTGAGAATCATCACCACAGCTGTGGACAAGCGTGTCAATGACCTTTTCCGTATCATCCCAGGCATTG GGAACTTTGGTGATCGCTACTTTGGGACAGATGCAGTCCCTGATGGCAGTGATGATGATGAGGCAGCCACTGTGGGTTAG